The window GATAGAGGATCGCGTTACCGGCGACCGAGGGAGGGGTGTGATGAGGGTGGGTGGGAGCAGTGTAGCCGAAAGCTTGACGCAACGGGACCCTTATTTTGAGATCGGGAACCGGAACAAGAGAAGCATCACCCTCGACCTGAAGAAGGACAGAGGCAAGGAAATCGTCTACAAGCTCGTGGAGAAGTCGGACGTTTTCGTTCACAACTTTCGTTCTGATACGGTGGAAAGACTGGGGCTGGACTACAAGACTCTCTCTAAGCACAGCAGGCGGCTGATATATGCCCAGGCCTCGGGATGGGGATCGAAAGGCCCAGACAAGGACGCCCCAGGCTTCGACTCCGCTGGACTGGCCAGATCCGGCTTCTGGACGCTCCTCACTGAGCCGGGCCGTGATCCGCAGTATCCCCAGGGAGGGATAGCCGACCAAATGGGAGCCATGACGATGGCCTTCGGCGTACTGGCTGCACTGGTACACAGAGAGAGAACGGGAATGGGACAGAAGGTAGATGCCTCAATACTAGGAGGAATAAGTTTTCTGGTGGCCTATCCCTTGACTTTCTACACCATGTGTGGCATTCCTCCGCTGTTTGTTAACAGAGATACCCCCTGGAACCCGCTTTATAACCAATACAAGTGCAGTGACGGCAGATGGATTGCAGTGATTCTTGTGCCAC of the Chloroflexota bacterium genome contains:
- a CDS encoding CoA transferase — its product is MAMALEGIRVLDWTQFQQGPVSTMLLGDLGADVIKIEDRVTGDRGRGVMRVGGSSVAESLTQRDPYFEIGNRNKRSITLDLKKDRGKEIVYKLVEKSDVFVHNFRSDTVERLGLDYKTLSKHSRRLIYAQASGWGSKGPDKDAPGFDSAGLARSGFWTLLTEPGRDPQYPQGGIADQMGAMTMAFGVLAALVHRERTGMGQKVDASILGGISFLVAYPLTFYTMCGIPPLFVNRDTPWNPLYNQYKCSDGRWIAVILVPPDQYWPAFCKAMGLQELETDPRFDSIDTRQNNSQELIRILDERFATRPSQEWAKMLRQHDLVFSIINTVEEFANDPQSLANEYVTEFDHPVWGRIKVAGFPVDYSKTPCSIRREAPEFGQHTEEVLRDVLGYTWEGISQLKDEEVI